A segment of the Ipomoea triloba cultivar NCNSP0323 chromosome 1, ASM357664v1 genome:
TCTGCTGTgcgtccgcagctgcggccaaccgcgagtccgcgtgacgcggactcgttttcgacttgtttttgaccaaacttttccctgatgtttttaatcccgagtgttatgatgtttgaaaggcctacgggcaaaagagatctatttttgaaagaaatatctgttttggaaaaattatgtacatcgctttagaagaaaatattgttgttgagaaataattacaactcttgtaacttgaggaattgtgttggaaagcctatgagtaaataaaaatgtttataaaacttacgtcgaaagaacgtatgctattttggtaaacaggttgtcaaaaccttatttttgaggaaaatactacttttaaggagcgagtacattacgtgagaaaaacgagaaaataatgattgaaaagcctgcgggcactgagagtattttgaaaatccttcttgggctgatgagatagccgatttcaactattggactcaaatgagaaatatgtccaaaagaaattatttgagaaagaaaaacggaaggaagaatcatgttttcaaacccttagtttctaaagcgagttgaggaggaccttgattgacccacgggtggctttaagtgccatggcccagtggtcgttgtggatattgtataaccagttcatactgcagggcgaagtctattcgtcgatatgttatagtgtataaccagttcatactgcagggcgaagtctattcgccgggtactatataactcgtaggatgaggtattcctatgggggtgtgcacacttaaggtatagttactccagaagtccgggtaggtgttgtttttatggacctagctgggccagctaggaatcattttaacgaaccttacgtccaggggatcagtgttagaccgggtgatgaccactgaacccgagttcgatgatccaagtggtcagagtgggagttatgagaatgctccaaaggcctcacgcttactaagaagaaactaagaaagttttaaagatgagaaaagagttactctgtaacgacttgagaaggaaatgattctatccaaaatgtgacgaattttgagcacggaaatgtgctgttgaacctccttttgagttaaaatgagggaactactggaaacgaaatattttacaaacttgtctgaaaaacagaaaaatgtgttttaagtggcaatgatgccggtacctttatatgagaaaagtttacgtgttgagttagctttacgccttatattatattatctattattgataacctgattgcaggtagagctataactcgtgggtaaattttacaacttacaaattattatattttcgaaacctttgtctacttttgagtgacaatggatttccttacttagccgtcgtgctaactacacttcattgtgtaccttatcagatgaagtctagcgtgggtatgcCCCTGCTTCTGTTTCTGATCCTCCAGCTCTGGCTCATGCTTCTGTCCCAGTTGTATTCCTGATCCCGTTCCTATCCCTGTTCAATCAgtggtacccattttggtctccGCCTTCGTTAATCCGTTATGCCTCAAGAGAAAAGTCAAGTCTGACCTTTttgtacatatcttttgtagccatggtagtaCTAACATGGTTAGTAAGAACGGGAATAGTCCAAACTCTTTGTTGATGGGCTGTAagaaactcttatatatatatatatatatattcgtggctagtatagctactcttttgctgcATGTATATAAGAATATGTTGGATTTTGACGATAAGAAACACGATCCTTGTCTTTAGTCTGTTAGCCtatgcacctagagtgaactctatctgtatTCGAGTGGGGTTCAGTCTGGGTGTGGCGTTAACTACTACGGAGATACGGCATAGCcgaaccggggtgttacaaatacAATAATGCAAATCTATATATGTTCACgaacacattttaaaatttaatatttttgcttaaaaaaaattaaagcgattagttaatatataaaaatttaaatatattctactaaaataaaaagtttttaaagacttgtaatattaaatactTGTAATACCATTTGTACTTGATTTTTATATAACTAATTTATGTTAgattaactaatttattaatacattataaaaattgataatttataaatttgtgaatattataaaatatattataaagtttatttgatttttagtcaataaattttaatatttgaataaattataaattattataaaagagTGTAGTTAATCTTAATgcgatatataaattatgtagttAAATTGAGTGCAGTAACGCAAGAGTGTTCTTGGATAAGAGATATACCCTACAATTATGATTAACATCACAATGGTGGGATATCAAGTATTATACACGcccccacaaaaaaaaatatcagtATAGGTAATCAGagagaaaagataaaaaaaaaaaagttcaaaatttaattgaatCAACATCCAGGCATGAAACAATATTTGTTTCATAATAATACATTAGTATGATAttctagtttttaaatatatatatatattttgtataatgcaCCATCTGCATTTCACAAAATCATATTAATCAAAAAGTAAATTATCTTTAATAAGGACGTTCGCCCACATAGTTGCCCGGAGGGTAATAGTTGCAAATGACGAACATCCAAGTCGTGCATGCAGCCCTAGCACAGCCAATACTCGTGGTGCCACGCCAAACAACCTGTGTATAATGGCGGCACTCGCCACCAGGGCAAGAATTCGACGCCTCGTCAAAGTTTGGTTTCTCATCCAACCAACCCTTAACAGATTCTGCAACAGACGATTTNggggatcagtgttagaccgggtgatgaccactgaacccgagttcgatgatccaagtggtcagagtgggagttatgagaatgctccaaaggcctcacgcttactaagaagaaactaagaaagttttaaagatgagaaaagagttactctgtaacgacttgagaaggaaatgattctatccaaaatgtgacgaattttgagcacggaaatgtgctgttgaacctccttttgagttaaaatgagggaactactggaaacgaaatattttacaaacttgtctgaaaaacagaaaaatgtgttttaagtggcaatgatgccggtacctttatatgagaaaagtttacgtgttgagttagctttacgccttatattatattatctattattgataacctgattgcaggtagagctataactcgtgggtaaattttacaacttacaaattattatattttcgaaacctttgtctacttttgagtgacaatggatttccttacttagccgtcgtgctaactacacttcattgtgtaccttatcagatgaagtctagcgtgggtatgcCCCTGCTTCTGTTTCTGATCCTCCAGCTCTGGCTCATGCTTCTGTCCCAGTTGTATTCCTGATCCCGTTCCTATCCCTGTTCAATCAgtggtacccattttggtctccGCCTTCGTTAATCCGTTATGCCTCAAGAGAAAAGTCAAGTCTGACCTTTttgtacatatcttttgtagccatggtagtaCTAACATGGTTAGTAAGAACGGGAATAGTCCAAACTCTTTGTTGATGGGCTGTAagaaactcttatatatatatatatatatattcgtggctagtatagctactcttttgctgcATGTATATAAGAATATGTTGGATTTTGACGATAAGAAACACGATCCTTGTCTTTAGTCTGTTAGCCtatgcacctagagtgaactctatctgtatTCGAGTGGGGTTCAGTCTGGGTGTGGCGTTAACTACTACGGAGATACGGCATAGCcgaaccggggtgttacaaatacAATAATGCAAATCTATATATGTTCACgaacacattttaaaatttaatatttttgcttaaaaaaaattaaagcgattagttaatatataaaaatttaaatatattctactaaaataaaaagtttttaaagacttgtaatattaaatactTGTAATACCATTTGTACTTGATTTTTATATAACTAATTTATGTTAgattaactaatttattaatacattataaaaattgataatttataaatttgtgaatattataaaatatattataaagtttatttgatttttagtcaataaattttaatatttgaataaattataaattattataaaagagTGTAGTTAATCTTAATgcgatatataaattatgtagttAAATTGAGTGCAGTAACGCAAGAGTGTTCTTGGATAAGAGATATACCCTACAATTATGATTAACATCACAATGGTGGGATATCAAGTATTATACACGcccccacaaaaaaaaatatcagtATAGGTAATCAGagagaaaagataaaaaaaaaaaagttcaaaatttaattgaatCAACATCCAGGCATGAAACAATATTTGTTTCATAATAATACATTAGTATGATAttctagtttttaaatatatatatatattttgtataatgcaCCATCTGCATTTCACAAAATCATATTAATCAAAAAGTAAATTATCTTTAATAAGGACGTTCGCCCACATAGTTGCCCGGAGGGTAATAGTTGCAAATGACGAACATCCAAGTCGTGCATGCAGCCCTAGCACAGCCAATACTCGTGGTGCCACGCCAAACAACCTGTGTATAATGGCGGCACTCGCCACCAGGGCAAGAATTCGACGCCTCGTCAAAGTTTGGTTTCTCATCCAACCAACCCTTAACAGATTCTGCAACAGACGATTTCAAACCGGCCAATGCGATGTTTTCCCCATACGGTCCTTGTGAGTGCTTCAATGCACAATCAACAGACCTCTCGGCAGCATAGGATTCGGCAAACTCTGCTAAGGTGGAGTTCCACTTAACAGGTGGAACGCCAACTATTTCTCGAGCTGCGTTATGTACGTCAAGAAACTCTTTAATGCAATCAGATTCACAGGCAGGTTGGGCAAAAGATGTCTGGGTAATAGTGGCTAANaaacttgtctgaaaaacagaaaaatgtgttttaagtggcaatgatgccggtacctttatatgagaaaagtttacgtgttgagttagctttacgccttatattatattatctattattgataacctgattgcaggtagagctataactcgtgggtaaattttacaacttacaaattattatattttcgaaacctttgtctacttttgagtgacaatggatttccttacttagccgtcgtgctaactacacttcattgtgtaccttatcagatgaagtctagcgtgggtatgcCCCTGCTTCTGTTTCTGATCCTCCAGCTCTGGCTCATGCTTCTGTCCCAGTTGTATTCCTGATCCCGTTCCTATCCCTGTTCAATCAgtggtacccattttggtctccGCCTTCGTTAATCCGTTATGCCTCAAGAGAAAAGTCAAGTCTGACCTTTttgtacatatcttttgtagccatggtagtaCTAACATGGTTAGTAAGAACGGGAATAGTCCAAACTCTTTGTTGATGGGCTGTAagaaactcttatatatatatatatatatattcgtggctagtatagctactcttttgctgcATGTATATAAGAATATGTTGGATTTTGACGATAAGAAACACGATCCTTGTCTTTAGTCTGTTAGCCtatgcacctagagtgaactctatctgtatTCGAGTGGGGTTCAGTCTGGGTGTGGCGTTAACTACTACGGAGATACGGCATAGCcgaaccggggtgttacaaatacAATAATGCAAATCTATATATGTTCACgaacacattttaaaatttaatatttttgcttaaaaaaaattaaagcgattagttaatatataaaaatttaaatatattctactaaaataaaaagtttttaaagacttgtaatattaaatactTGTAATACCATTTGTACTTGATTTTTATATAACTAATTTATGTTAgattaactaatttattaatacattataaaaattgataatttataaatttgtgaatattataaaatatattataaagtttatttgatttttagtcaataaattttaatatttgaataaattataaattattataaaagagTGTAGTTAATCTTAATgcgatatataaattatgtagttAAATTGAGTGCAGTAACGCAAGAGTGTTCTTGGATAAGAGATATACCCTACAATTATGATTAACATCACAATGGTGGGATATCAAGTATTATACACGcccccacaaaaaaaaatatcagtATAGGTAATCAGagagaaaagataaaaaaaaaaaagttcaaaatttaattgaatCAACATCCAGGCATGAAACAATATTTGTTTCATAATAATACATTAGTATGATAttctagtttttaaatatatatatatattttgtataatgcaCCATCTGCATTTCACAAAATCATATTAATCAAAAAGTAAATTATCTTTAATAAGGACGTTCGCCCACATAGTTGCCCGGAGGGTAATAGTTGCAAATGACGAACATCCAAGTCGTGCATGCAGCCCTAGCACAGCCAATACTCGTGGTGCCACGCCAAACAACCTGTGTATAATGGCGGCACTCGCCACCAGGGCAAGAATTCGACGCCTCGTCAAAGTTTGGTTTCTCATCCAACCAACCCTTAACAGATTCTGCAACAGACGATTTCAAACCGGCCAATGCGATGTTTTCCCCATACGGTCCTTGTGAGTGCTTCAATGCACAATCAACAGACCTCTCGGCAGCATAGGATTCGGCAAACTCTGCTAAGGTGGAGTTCCACTTAACAGGTGGAACGCCAACTATTTCTCGAGCTGCGTTATGTACGTCAAGAAACTCTTTAATGCAATCAGATTCACAGGCAGGTTGGGCAAAAGATGTCTGGGTAATAGTGGCTAAGGCAATTATGGCGACGGAAACATGCAGAAAAGAAAActccatttcctttttattgttatttgcaGATGATATACAATAAAAAGGAAACACAAGAGGAAATGGAAAAATGTAGTCTTTCTACAGAGATGCAATGACCATTCCTATTGGGTTATAGGGTATTTATTGGAGTGATGTATCCTAAAAGAGTGGATTGCTTTTAAAAATTTCTATGGCttaaaaatacaagaataatGGTCACTTCACAAATATTGATCAGCTCATTTAATTTGGAACACAAATATTTCTAGGTAGAGTATTTATAGcaagaaagtgaaaaaaaaaacatttgtttatcaaacattttaattaagcATGGCATcctaattaaattcttttaaaattgaatttattaatttatagatagtctttaaatataaaataatgatagTGTTGCACAAATTATATCTAGTGTTATCGtctctttataatttttcatatgCATTATTGGTCATCAATGGAATAGCCAACCTGCCTTGAGCATTAGGCCCTATGGATATAAGTGAATTGAACTACTTGTGAGCTATTTGAGTTTGATTCCAAgtatattagaaataaatttaattaattactatcaAGTTGAGCCCTAACTTTGagtaattcaaataataaattgagtCGAATTTGAATATCTTAATACTTGAACAATTCACAAACGAATCaagttttaataaatttgaatttcataagtaaatatataaatagggGTGCGTTCAGGTGAGAACGAATGCCTAAGAAAGACTTGAGAACCAATCGCAGCCGTACACGTGTCCAGATTTAATGAATCATATGTaatcttttttataaaaaaaaaatgacgcggtgatatttttgtaaataatttgaactttggtgcaagtaactTGTGCTAAAAAAGTTCAAGTAACTGTGCAAGTGTGAAAGTAGAAAgtgaaagtaaaataatttaaaatgctaaaaaatACACTTAATAATCTAGTAATTACCTTTTTAACATTGGTATACCTAACGATAATGTCTTTTacattggtgcacttaataataaattttcgtgtaactaatgataacgttaaGTACACTAAATTTTGATATTAAGTGTACTTTATTTGttgtacttttaatacattattttacatttttatttcattttacatgcacttaggtgtactatatgaaactattaattgcacttttaatagaatatacttgcacttcaaatttaattatttacgaaaattcCACCGTATATtgttaataaacaaataatttttctgATCCGTTATATCTGGACACGTATGTGGATGGCTGCGATTGGTTCTCAGTTCTTTCCTGAGCagttggttctcacctgatccgtctcacatacatacatacatacatacatacatacatatatacatacatatatatatatatatatatatatatatatatatatatatatatatatatatataNAATAATGGTCACTTCACAAATATTGATCAGCTCATTTAATTTGGAACACAAATATTTCTAGGTAGAGTATTTATAGcaagaaagtgaaaaaaaaaaacatttgtttatcaaacattttaattaagcATGGCATcctaattaaattcttttaaaattgaatttattaatttatagatagtctttaaatataaaataatgatagTGTTGCACAAATTATATCTAGTGTTATCGtctctttataatttttcatatgCATTATTGGTCATCAATGGAATAGCCAACCTGCCTTGAGCATTAGGCCCTATGGATATAAGTGAATTGAACTACTTGTGAGCTATTTGAGTTTGATTCCAAgtatattagaaataaatttaattaattactatcaAGTTGAGCCCTAACTTTGagtaattcaaataataaattgagtCGAATTTGAATATCTTAATACTTGAACAATTCACAAACGAATCaagttttaataaatttgaatttcataagtaaatatataaatagggGTGCGTTCAGGTGAGAACGAATGCCTAAGAAAGACTTGAGAACCAATCGCAGCCGTTCACGTGTCCAGATTTAATGGATCATATGTaatcttttttataaaaaaaaatgacgcggtgatatttttgtaaataattcgaactttggtgcaagtaactTGTGCTAAAAAAGTTCAAGTAACTGTGCAAGTGTGAAAGTAGAAAGTGAAAGTAAAATAACTTAAAATGCTAAAAAATACACTTAATAGTGCTAGTAATTACCTTTTTAACATTGGTATACCTAACGATAATGTCTTTTACCTTGGTGcacttaataataaattttcgtGTAACTAATGATAACGATAAGTACActaaattttgatattaaatgTACTTTATTTGttgtacttttaatacattattttacatttttatttcattttacatgcacttaggtgtactatatgaaactattaattgcacttttaatagaatatacttgcacttcaaatttaattatttacgaaaattcCACCGTatattgttaataaaaaaataatttttctgaTCCGTTATATCTGGACACGTATGTGGATGGCTGCGATTGGTTTTCAGTTCTTTCCTGAGCagttggttctcacctgatccgtctcacatacatacatacatacatacatacatacatacatatatacatacatatatatatatatatatatataaatcaattcATATTAAAACAAGTCATAAAGTCTTGTAGATAGgaatacatatttttaaaatttatgatatttataaaaatgacccatccttttgtttttttttttttcattttcttctctttattttcaaccTTTAGATTTACTAGATAGATGCTTTTGATTTGTTCACAGATTTTCCAGGCATGATTATTAATTCTTATGTGAGccggaccatatatatatatatatatatatatatatttatatataaaagccgAGATCAAACTTAAAAAAACTAGAGTAGGATTAAACTTGTgccaacttaaaaaaattatagtagtATTATATTAAACTTGAGCCaaacttcaattttgattttttgaattgCCTATATATGGGTTAAGATCAAATGAGACTTAAAAAAACTAGAGTTGGATTGAATTTGAGCAAAacttgaaatttgattttttgaattGCCATTAAGATCAAACGAGAACATAATCTTCCAAAAAGTAAGAACTGATCTCAACCATATATTAAGATCTATAAATGGTTGAGGGCTAAAATAATGAAACAGatcaattttattatgattattgaaataaaattagtagttattttataattatttcaaatttgaatattttataagGGGGTGGGAGTGAATTCTTTGGTAAAATTTGGTGATCAATGTTTGGTCTGGACCGATCTCGGGCTTATGCCAATTCCGGTCTGCCCCAAGATAGGccaatgatttttatttatttatttttatttaaaataatcataagatttttcctttttgaaatAAGATTTTAACCACTAATATTATGTCCAATTGAGCAAcctttttaatacaataatgcAAATCTATATATGTTCACgaacacattttaaaatttaatatttttgcttaaaaaaaattaaagctattagttaatatataaaaatttaaatatattctactaaaataaaaagtttttaaagacttgtaatattaaatactTGTAATACCATTTGTACTTGATTTTTATATAACTAATTTATGTTAgattaactaatttattaatacattataaaaattgataatttataaatttgtgaatattataaaatatattataaagtttatttgatttttagtcaataaattataaattattataaaagagTGTAGTTAATCTTAATgcgatatataaattatgtagttAAATTGAGTGCAGTAACGCACGAGTGTTCTTGGATAAGAGATATACCCTACAAGTATGATTAACATCACAATGGTGGGATATCAAGTATTATACACGcccccagaaaaaaaaaatatcagtaTAAGTAGTCAGagagaaaagataaaaaaaaaagttcaaaatttaattgaatCAACATCCAGGCATGAAACAATATTTGTTTCATAATAATACATTAGTGATGATAttctagtttttaaatatatatatattttttgtataatgcACCATCTGCATTTCACAAAATCATATTAATCAAAAAGTAAATTATCTTTAATAAGGACGTTCACCCACATAGTTGCCCGGAGGGTAATAGTTGCAAATGACGAACATCCAAGTCGTGCATGCAGCCCTAGCACAGCCAATACTCGTGGTGCCGCGCCAAACAACCTGTGTATAATGGCGGCACTCGCCACCAGGGCAAGAATTCGACGCCTCGTCAAAGTTTGGTTTCTCATCCAACCAACCCTTAACAGATTCTGCAACAGACGATTTCAAACCGGCCAATGCGATGTTTTCCCCATACGGTCCTTGTGAGTGCTTCAACGCACAATCAACAGACCTCTCGGCAGCATAGGATTCGGCAAACTCTGCTAAGGTGGAGTTCCACTTAACAGGTGGAACGCCAACTATTTCTCGAGCTG
Coding sequences within it:
- the LOC116021613 gene encoding basic form of pathogenesis-related protein 1-like codes for the protein MEFSFLHVSVAIIALATITQTSFAQPACESDCIKEFLDVHNAAREIVGVPPVKWNSTLAEFAESYAAERSVDCALKHSQGPYGENIALAGLKSSVAESVKGWLDEKPNFDEASNSCPGGECRHYTQVVWRGTTSIGCARAACTTWMFVICNYYPPGNYVGERPY
- the LOC116021600 gene encoding basic form of pathogenesis-related protein 1-like: MEFSFLHVSVAIIALATITQTSFAQPACESDCIKEFLDVHNAAREIVGVPPVKWNSTLAEFAESYAAERSVDCALKHSQGPYGENIALAGLKSSVAESVKGWLDEKPNFDEASNSCPGGECRHYTQVVWRGTTSIGCARAACTTWMFVICNYYPPGNYVGERPY